The Clostridium sporogenes region ATAAGTAAAATTCATTTTCTGCAATGAAGACTGTTCAATTATAAGTAATTTTCTTTTAGCATTCTTTCTGCCCAACCACAACAGCATATAAATTAAAATAATTACATCTATTATAAGTACAAGCCATAGTAGCTTTACTCCATGACCATTATCATAGATATAATTAATAATAAAATAATATCCTGCTTTTTCATCATAATTCCAAAATGATGCCAATAAACTTCCAAAACCATAAATTCTATATAAAATCATAAAGAATATCTTTATACTAAATAACAATATTCCAACGTTTACTAAAGATCCTATAATAGCTTCCCATTTTAGTTTGTATTTAAATTTTTTTATATAAATCACCCTCTTTCTCACATTCAAATATTTCCACAATGTGTTTTGTCTTAAAATCACCAACCCAGACCCTAATACTTTCTGTACCAGCTATTAGAAAAAATACATATTCACTAGCAGTTTTATCCTTTATTAATGTTTCATTCCAATCATCCCAATCTACTTGAGATGGAGCAGGAATAGTTTGCGGGTGAGTATGCCACACTCCCATATAAAAACTTTTTCTGGCTCGTGCCTTTAATAACAATATCTTATGGATAGGATCTCTTATTTTAAAGTAAACTCTGTTCAAGATATCTAATGGCTGAGGGTATGTTACATATTCCAAGGAAATATTACCGGTTCCTTCATGCTTGTATCCTAAGATAAAACCTCCACCTTCAGGTGCATAATCATCATTTTGAATCCATTTGCTTATTTCCTGAAATACTTCTGGTAATATATCTACTACTTTTCCGTTTGGAAGTTTCATTTTTATACATCTATTAGCTATCTCTATCACCACAGCATCGACACTTCCCCTCTTTAAAAGTATTTCCTTGATTAATTATAGAAGTAGGATTTATATCTATTAAACAGTTATCTTCAAATTCACAACTAAAGGTTTTCTTAACCGTATCTAATATGACGCACGTCGTTCTTAATAGAATTTCAGTACCATAAGCAACTCTTGTAGCTCCACAACCATTTCTAATAGTATTTTGTTTTACTAATTCATCAGATAATTTATTCGCCTTATTATTTGCTAAGTCACCTTCTTTATTGGTATATAAACATTCAAAACAACCTTTTTTTAAATAGTCAACTTTTAAAATATGACTATTCGTTCCCCCCGCTTCAAGCCAAGAATATATTACTGGTTTATCATTATTAGCTTCTTTAAAAACATTATTAGCCATAAGTTGGACATCGCTGCTCCCTACCGTAAAAATTATCATATCAAAATCATGCATATCTCTTTTTAAAGTTTCTTGAGTAAGGTATTCATTTTTTGCATTTACACTAATTTCGGGATGCATTGATTCCAAATCAAATTTCATCGCTAAAACTTTACTGATATTACTCCAGGAAAGCTTTGCTCTGTGACGCATTATATTTGCTTCTTCCAATGTATCACTATCATATAAAATTAATTTTTTTATCCCCGATTTGACCAGTTCTGTTGCTAAATAACTTCCTAGCGATCCAACACCAACTATGGCAACCTTTTTGTCAACAATTGATATATCATTTGCGATTTGTTTATTTAAGAATAAATAATCGCAACGTTTTGTTTTTATTGGTTCAATTTTTTTAATTGAATTTTCCAATTTATACATAAGTGTTTCTGTCTTTGAATTTTTAAAATATA contains the following coding sequences:
- a CDS encoding Mov34/MPN/PAD-1 family protein — encoded protein: MIEIANRCIKMKLPNGKVVDILPEVFQEISKWIQNDDYAPEGGGFILGYKHEGTGNISLEYVTYPQPLDILNRVYFKIRDPIHKILLLKARARKSFYMGVWHTHPQTIPAPSQVDWDDWNETLIKDKTASEYVFFLIAGTESIRVWVGDFKTKHIVEIFECEKEGDLYKKI
- a CDS encoding ThiF family adenylyltransferase, which translates into the protein MYQTHQVHLVKRSIILEENKIIKNILSTYDKIQILCEEDGIVFFKLKDKEYGIWHSKEERNTSKPFILVKNDGEYDYPHIFSFEIPIDKDKQKYRLVCLHEPRDTINYLMSYEEKIIDTIERLIHLLSLSPLEIEEEFQKEFLYYWNEQSKNDIPLRLYIASDRVFQSMNVYQNKYKMYRAVSNGIKLNDKDKWSYVNNICAFYIPVTDNRRILPPVKDKPWKIDDILKIVKGMDVARISHATYESIKKVKVKSNKAFIIFEMMVLNHGINFCCLIYFKNSKTETLMYKLENSIKKIEPIKTKRCDYLFLNKQIANDISIVDKKVAIVGVGSLGSYLATELVKSGIKKLILYDSDTLEEANIMRHRAKLSWSNISKVLAMKFDLESMHPEISVNAKNEYLTQETLKRDMHDFDMIIFTVGSSDVQLMANNVFKEANNDKPVIYSWLEAGGTNSHILKVDYLKKGCFECLYTNKEGDLANNKANKLSDELVKQNTIRNGCGATRVAYGTEILLRTTCVILDTVKKTFSCEFEDNCLIDINPTSIINQGNTFKEGKCRCCGDRDS